A genomic segment from Gilvibacter sp. SZ-19 encodes:
- a CDS encoding SIMPL domain-containing protein, which translates to MSTNMQAQTEAFPSRVDVSGTGTVKITPDQVLIGLRVENTGNDAATVKRENDQVVAAVLRFLKDAGVPDSDVQTEYIRLNKNYNYNSKTYNYVANQSINVLLKDLSKYESVMNGLISSGVNRIDNINFGSSERERLEVEARKKAVLNAKQKAGEYAAALGQQIGSAVRISEQTASVSPGVNLRSFAVADAAESEATIAPGELEIRVNVQVSFILLGND; encoded by the coding sequence ATGAGTACGAACATGCAGGCCCAAACGGAGGCCTTTCCATCTCGTGTGGACGTAAGCGGCACGGGCACTGTAAAAATTACTCCAGACCAAGTGCTTATTGGCCTTCGTGTGGAGAACACAGGCAATGATGCAGCTACTGTGAAACGCGAGAACGATCAGGTTGTGGCTGCTGTGCTGCGCTTTTTAAAAGATGCCGGTGTGCCGGATTCCGATGTACAGACCGAATACATCAGACTCAATAAAAACTACAATTACAATTCCAAGACCTACAACTATGTGGCCAATCAGTCGATCAATGTATTACTCAAGGATCTGAGCAAGTACGAATCGGTGATGAACGGGCTTATTAGCTCCGGAGTGAATCGCATAGATAATATCAACTTTGGTAGTTCGGAAAGAGAGCGACTCGAGGTGGAGGCTCGTAAAAAGGCAGTATTGAACGCCAAACAAAAAGCTGGCGAATACGCAGCAGCTTTAGGGCAACAGATAGGCAGTGCTGTTCGCATTAGTGAACAGACCGCTAGTGTGTCACCAGGAGTGAATTTGCGCTCTTTCGCAGTAGCTGATGCCGCCGAAAGCGAGGCTACCATTGCACCCGGAGAGCTTGAGATCCGTGTGAATGTTCAAGTGAGCTTTATACTACTAGGGAACGACTAG
- a CDS encoding GAF domain-containing protein has protein sequence MQLSDDNFPLNIKIGFGKLFEQYKEHINSEDPLVQERAKAVLELSKKHPELVSGLETPEEVERLKPQIDFILSDLFAPVLQQNEIKVATIPFRNYIFKSTKRFENILKNAEGNYDLSFTNFTADEFYVMACSVILGAHYGKRMDSRRPFHFAIPDANKITRNYRVLYNGDFIEMKPTDRAVDLTEDDIAELIDNFDDIDLWKSKFPPQSWEFNGFVIGNMYDATVDVALSDLKATLLRQNDEKADEDIEEFEKILQAIFNLPEIKMGFAVYNEEEHQFEPIPQSKNINSFLLNGEMSASCDKALCPHSYESLFVTNEYYCVSDVDKFHKLYPKNPLYKKLKQQHAGSAILAAVRDEGKVLGVLELVSPNPQELNTVNANKLNDIMPYVIDSVRSSKRREENEIELLIQHECTSIHPSVHWKFVQESERVLAKRYAGEEVGFRQIVFENVYPLFGQIDIKGSSTARNHAIQADLILQLAAIKDVIKLGFEAEPLPVYEQFIHRIDTYLELIHKDLKVDSEQRIRAFIQDDIKPLFEHFDKLSPSLSKAIANYREQLDPNLKLIYKHRKDYDDSITLINKKMSELLDKKQQKAQAMYPHYFERFKTDGVEHNMYIGESITKRDSFNKVYLYNLRLWQLQVMCEMENAYYNMKPKLPLDLDVTSMILVFNAALSVRFRMDEKRFDVDGTYNARYEVVKKRVDKAYIKGTDQRVTEKGKITIVYSQKSDEREYLRYIQFLQSKNVLSDQVEIVQLEDLQGVTGLKAIRVDVLYKTKKNDKQFYTYQDLMKEIGN, from the coding sequence ATGCAACTGAGCGACGACAACTTTCCCTTAAACATTAAGATCGGTTTTGGGAAACTCTTTGAACAATACAAAGAGCACATTAACAGCGAGGACCCCTTGGTGCAAGAACGCGCAAAGGCGGTATTGGAGCTTTCTAAAAAGCATCCAGAACTGGTCAGTGGTCTAGAGACTCCAGAAGAAGTGGAGCGTTTAAAGCCGCAGATCGACTTTATATTGAGTGATCTCTTTGCGCCTGTATTACAGCAAAACGAGATCAAAGTTGCGACCATCCCCTTTAGAAATTACATATTTAAGTCTACCAAGCGTTTTGAGAATATCCTTAAGAACGCAGAAGGCAATTACGATCTGAGTTTTACCAATTTTACTGCAGATGAGTTCTATGTGATGGCCTGTAGTGTAATCTTGGGAGCTCATTACGGCAAGCGTATGGACTCTAGACGTCCGTTTCACTTCGCGATTCCAGACGCCAATAAGATCACCAGAAATTACCGCGTGCTCTACAATGGGGATTTCATAGAGATGAAACCAACCGACCGGGCCGTGGACCTAACAGAGGACGATATTGCAGAATTGATAGACAATTTCGACGATATTGACTTGTGGAAGTCTAAATTCCCGCCCCAGAGCTGGGAATTCAATGGTTTTGTAATTGGTAATATGTACGATGCTACCGTTGATGTAGCCTTGTCTGACCTTAAAGCAACACTGCTGCGACAAAACGACGAGAAAGCAGACGAAGACATCGAGGAGTTTGAGAAGATCCTTCAGGCGATATTCAATTTGCCAGAGATCAAAATGGGCTTTGCCGTCTACAATGAAGAAGAGCATCAGTTCGAACCGATTCCGCAGAGTAAGAACATCAATAGTTTCTTGCTCAATGGAGAAATGAGCGCATCTTGCGACAAGGCCTTATGTCCGCATTCGTACGAATCACTTTTTGTGACCAACGAATATTATTGCGTGTCTGACGTGGATAAATTCCACAAATTATATCCTAAGAATCCGCTTTACAAGAAGTTGAAACAACAACACGCTGGCAGTGCCATACTGGCGGCTGTTCGTGACGAAGGTAAGGTGCTCGGGGTATTGGAGCTGGTTTCGCCGAATCCGCAAGAACTCAATACGGTAAATGCCAATAAGCTTAACGACATTATGCCTTATGTCATAGATTCCGTTCGCAGTTCCAAGAGAAGAGAAGAGAACGAGATTGAACTTTTGATCCAACACGAATGTACCTCCATACATCCGAGTGTGCACTGGAAATTCGTTCAGGAATCCGAGCGCGTTTTGGCAAAACGCTACGCAGGAGAAGAAGTTGGCTTTAGACAGATCGTTTTTGAGAACGTTTATCCGCTCTTTGGACAGATCGATATCAAAGGTTCATCGACCGCTAGAAATCACGCTATACAAGCAGATCTGATTTTGCAATTAGCCGCCATTAAAGATGTTATCAAGCTGGGCTTTGAGGCAGAACCCTTGCCAGTTTACGAGCAATTCATTCATCGTATCGACACCTATTTGGAGCTCATCCATAAAGATCTAAAAGTAGATAGCGAACAACGTATCCGTGCTTTTATTCAAGATGATATCAAACCGCTGTTCGAACATTTTGATAAGCTATCGCCGAGTTTGAGCAAGGCCATTGCCAATTATCGCGAGCAATTGGATCCGAACTTAAAATTGATCTACAAGCACCGTAAAGACTACGATGATTCCATCACCTTGATCAACAAAAAGATGTCGGAACTGCTTGACAAGAAGCAGCAAAAGGCTCAGGCGATGTACCCACACTACTTTGAACGCTTTAAGACCGATGGGGTAGAGCACAATATGTATATCGGGGAATCGATCACCAAAAGAGATAGTTTCAATAAGGTCTATCTGTACAATTTGCGCTTGTGGCAACTCCAGGTAATGTGTGAGATGGAGAACGCCTATTACAACATGAAGCCCAAATTGCCATTGGATCTAGACGTAACCTCTATGATCTTGGTGTTCAATGCGGCGCTTTCGGTTCGGTTTAGAATGGACGAAAAACGCTTTGACGTAGATGGAACCTACAATGCCCGATACGAAGTGGTCAAGAAGCGTGTAGACAAGGCCTACATAAAAGGCACCGATCAGCGCGTAACTGAAAAGGGAAAGATCACTATAGTATACTCCCAAAAGAGCGACGAACGCGAATACTTGCGCTATATCCAATTCTTGCAATCTAAGAATGTATTGAGCGATCAGGTAGAGATAGTGCAGCTAGAAGATCTTCAAGGGGTTACAGGGCTTAAGGCCATTCGGGTAGATGTACTCTATAAGACCAAAAAGAACGACAAGCAGTTCTACACCTATCAAGATCTTATGAAAGAGATCGGAAATTAG
- a CDS encoding lysophospholipid acyltransferase family protein → MRKAVYILVKSLVWIISKLPFWALYALADLLFLLTFYIFGYRKKVVYDNLKLAFPNWDEKQLKKTRKAFYRHFCDFVLETIKSYTISQKEAEKRFVYTNLEVLKPVFNSNRSILLWCGHYASWEWAGIMQKHIPVQGYAVYKKLEDPSFDAMVRKIRGRFGGIIVNNKQIVSTLFRNKKEGVPSITLMLSDQTPRPTVAKHWEPFMGVEVPVFTGGEELGRRLDLVHLYLHVEKVKRGHYEARLVPLHPKADNPYPVTRSFLDALEGQIQEAPEYYLWSHKRWKYRKQD, encoded by the coding sequence ATGCGCAAAGCGGTGTATATTCTGGTTAAATCTTTGGTTTGGATCATTTCCAAACTGCCGTTTTGGGCCCTTTACGCTTTGGCAGATTTACTTTTCCTGCTGACCTTTTACATCTTCGGATATCGAAAAAAAGTGGTCTATGACAATCTAAAGCTCGCTTTTCCCAACTGGGACGAAAAACAACTCAAAAAGACCCGCAAGGCCTTTTACCGGCACTTTTGTGATTTTGTACTGGAGACCATAAAGAGTTATACCATCAGCCAGAAAGAAGCGGAGAAACGCTTTGTGTATACAAACCTTGAGGTCTTAAAACCGGTCTTTAACAGCAACCGATCTATTTTACTTTGGTGTGGGCATTACGCTTCTTGGGAATGGGCCGGGATTATGCAAAAACACATACCGGTTCAGGGTTATGCTGTCTATAAGAAGTTAGAAGATCCTTCTTTTGATGCCATGGTTCGTAAAATCCGTGGACGCTTTGGCGGAATCATTGTAAACAATAAACAGATCGTTTCTACGCTGTTTCGCAATAAAAAAGAAGGAGTTCCTTCTATAACTTTAATGCTGAGCGATCAAACCCCAAGACCTACGGTTGCCAAACACTGGGAACCCTTTATGGGCGTTGAAGTACCTGTGTTCACCGGCGGAGAAGAACTCGGCCGCAGGCTAGACCTCGTGCACCTCTATTTGCATGTTGAAAAAGTAAAACGCGGACACTATGAGGCGAGATTGGTGCCGCTACACCCTAAGGCTGACAATCCTTATCCAGTAACTCGAAGTTTCTTAGACGCCTTAGAAGGGCAGATCCAAGAGGCGCCAGAATACTATCTGTGGTCACACAAACGCTGGAAGTACAGAAAACAGGATTAA
- a CDS encoding metallophosphoesterase yields the protein MSKIKLVLSLALVFVVLSCATYSTKTASDVSYTSPASTAKKTHSIYLIGDAGLASQEPDKYSIKGFKKMLEEEGTANDIAIFLGDNIYPKGLPPKGDKRRAAAEGFLDAQVAAMANFKGSAYFIPGNHDWYSKGLPGLKRQEEYLEKATDNNEVFQPEKGCPIRTKSINDDLEIIFIDTQWYLVDWDKHPTINDDCDIKSRNAFFLELEGELKKNNEKTVIIATHHPAMTYGPHGGYFAARQHLFPSGSKVPLPILGSFVAFARAQGGVTNQDRYNQRYDELMDRLTTMAIASDRAIIVSGHEHTLQYIDFNNIKQIVSGAGSKNSPVALGPGAQFVSSSRGFAVLDLYDDRSSKVRFYTMDGSEASLAFTSDVHPAEKPYDTSGLSSDFEPTTLAKAYKEGTDKSDGYRWFWGDHYRYIYGTDVKVPVITLDEFMGGFTIERKGGGHQTRSLRLIDKDGRNFALRAVKKSAVQFLQTVAFKDHYVEKDFKETLTEDVLLDFYTSSHPFASFTVGPLSDAIGLFHTNPQLVYMPKHPALGKYNEEFGDELYIIEERPDDGFLDVSSFGTPDDIESTADMLANLRADEKYKVDEASYIKARLFDMLVGDWDRHQDQWRWSRFDISGDKKIYKPIPRDRDQVYSNYDGALLDFLKVIIPSTKQFQEFDYEQKDIKWLNSAGIKLDRALTQDSNMNVWIEQAQYIQQQLTDEVIANAFAQLPPEIQDETADEIMAKLKARLQDLDELAKRYYVHLSKLVIITATDKDDQINIERGRGETRITVSRIKDGKVQPPFKTRTVKTSETKEVWIYALDDDDRIIASGGGNKPVFIRVIGGQNNDVYDLEDGRRIKIYDHASKPNTIVNTGGAELRLKDIYSNNVYDFNKYIDRINMIVPTIGFNPDDGIKIGATNTYTVKGFKNDPYHRKHVLSAGYFFATDGFDFKYQGNFANTFGNWDLVAGLRVTSENFALNFFGFGNETANFDDDLGLDFNRVRTGILMGSLGVQKNGDAGSSFGANLQFERIEVEPNADRFVTQFFAADDPILTDAKTFGTLLLRYNYVGADNRAYPTRGLFFNLDVGATANLKESDRNYAFIKPNLEFFSAIIGARTLVLRTQVQGHFNIGDNFEFYQGAVLGANTGLRGYRLQRFTGESALALSTDLRLQLAKFKTGLLPLKLGVFGGYDIGRVWLDGEDSNTWHDSVGGGLLLTAVDAISGQFGLFNSDDGLRFSFGFGFSL from the coding sequence ATGTCGAAAATTAAACTCGTCCTTTCTTTGGCATTGGTATTTGTTGTGCTGAGCTGTGCAACTTACTCCACTAAAACTGCGTCAGATGTATCTTATACCTCGCCCGCTAGCACTGCTAAAAAAACACATTCCATTTACCTTATTGGCGATGCCGGATTAGCAAGTCAAGAGCCCGATAAATACTCTATTAAGGGCTTTAAAAAGATGTTGGAAGAAGAGGGGACAGCCAATGATATCGCTATTTTCTTAGGAGATAACATCTATCCCAAGGGATTACCTCCCAAAGGAGATAAACGTCGAGCGGCGGCAGAGGGTTTCTTAGATGCGCAAGTAGCAGCCATGGCAAATTTTAAAGGCAGTGCCTACTTTATTCCCGGCAACCACGATTGGTATAGCAAAGGCTTGCCTGGTCTTAAGCGGCAAGAGGAATATTTAGAAAAGGCAACCGATAATAACGAGGTATTTCAACCGGAAAAAGGTTGTCCTATACGAACCAAATCCATCAACGATGATCTGGAGATCATATTTATTGATACCCAATGGTATTTGGTAGATTGGGACAAGCACCCGACAATTAATGACGACTGTGATATAAAATCCAGGAATGCCTTTTTTCTGGAGTTAGAAGGAGAGCTTAAAAAGAACAATGAGAAAACGGTTATTATCGCTACCCATCACCCGGCGATGACCTATGGCCCGCACGGGGGCTATTTTGCGGCACGTCAGCATTTGTTTCCTTCTGGCAGCAAAGTACCCTTACCAATCTTAGGGTCCTTTGTCGCTTTTGCCAGAGCTCAGGGTGGTGTGACCAATCAAGACAGATACAATCAACGCTACGATGAACTAATGGACCGATTGACTACCATGGCCATAGCTTCAGATAGAGCGATCATTGTATCCGGACACGAGCACACCTTGCAGTATATCGATTTCAATAATATCAAGCAGATCGTCTCTGGAGCAGGCTCTAAGAACAGTCCAGTGGCTTTAGGGCCGGGAGCCCAGTTCGTCTCTAGTTCAAGAGGCTTTGCAGTTTTGGATCTTTACGATGACCGATCCAGCAAGGTGCGTTTTTATACCATGGATGGTTCCGAGGCCAGTTTAGCTTTTACTTCGGATGTGCATCCGGCCGAAAAACCCTATGATACCTCCGGACTTTCCTCGGATTTTGAACCTACCACCTTGGCCAAGGCCTATAAAGAAGGTACAGATAAATCCGACGGGTATCGCTGGTTTTGGGGAGACCATTATCGCTATATCTACGGTACCGATGTAAAAGTGCCTGTGATCACCTTAGATGAATTTATGGGTGGCTTTACCATAGAACGCAAAGGTGGAGGGCATCAGACACGCTCGTTGCGTCTTATCGACAAAGACGGCCGTAATTTTGCCTTAAGAGCGGTAAAGAAAAGTGCGGTACAATTTTTACAGACCGTTGCTTTTAAGGATCATTATGTAGAAAAGGATTTTAAAGAAACCCTGACAGAAGACGTATTATTAGACTTCTACACTTCTAGCCATCCCTTTGCCAGTTTTACCGTTGGACCACTTTCTGATGCCATTGGCTTGTTCCATACCAATCCGCAGCTGGTCTATATGCCCAAACATCCCGCCTTGGGCAAATACAACGAAGAATTTGGCGATGAACTCTACATCATAGAAGAACGTCCAGACGACGGCTTTTTAGATGTGTCTTCCTTCGGAACGCCAGATGATATTGAGAGCACGGCAGATATGCTTGCCAATCTGCGAGCAGACGAAAAATACAAGGTCGATGAGGCCAGTTACATCAAGGCCCGACTTTTCGATATGCTCGTTGGAGACTGGGACAGACACCAAGATCAATGGCGTTGGTCGCGATTCGATATTTCCGGTGACAAAAAGATCTACAAACCCATACCAAGAGACCGCGATCAGGTCTATTCGAATTACGACGGGGCCTTATTGGATTTCTTAAAGGTGATCATACCATCGACCAAACAGTTTCAGGAATTCGATTACGAACAAAAAGACATTAAATGGCTCAACTCCGCAGGGATCAAGCTAGACAGAGCCTTGACCCAAGACAGCAATATGAACGTCTGGATAGAACAGGCGCAGTATATTCAGCAGCAACTTACCGATGAGGTAATCGCAAATGCATTTGCTCAATTACCTCCGGAGATTCAAGACGAAACGGCAGATGAGATCATGGCCAAGCTGAAAGCCCGATTACAGGACCTGGACGAGCTGGCCAAGCGCTATTATGTTCACCTGAGTAAGTTGGTCATTATAACTGCAACCGATAAGGACGATCAGATCAATATAGAACGCGGAAGAGGGGAGACCCGCATCACCGTGAGTAGAATTAAAGATGGTAAGGTGCAACCGCCGTTCAAGACCCGAACCGTAAAAACATCCGAAACCAAGGAAGTTTGGATCTACGCCTTGGACGATGACGATCGCATAATCGCTAGTGGTGGCGGGAACAAGCCAGTTTTTATTCGAGTGATCGGCGGTCAGAACAATGACGTTTACGATCTGGAAGACGGAAGACGAATCAAGATCTACGACCATGCTAGCAAACCGAATACCATTGTAAATACGGGTGGGGCAGAACTGCGTCTCAAGGACATTTATTCAAATAATGTCTACGATTTTAACAAGTATATCGACCGGATCAATATGATAGTGCCTACTATTGGGTTCAATCCAGATGATGGCATTAAAATAGGCGCTACCAACACCTATACCGTAAAAGGGTTTAAGAATGACCCTTACCACCGCAAACACGTACTCAGTGCGGGTTACTTCTTTGCTACAGACGGCTTTGATTTTAAGTATCAAGGCAATTTTGCCAATACCTTCGGTAATTGGGATCTGGTGGCAGGCTTGCGGGTTACCTCTGAGAATTTTGCCTTGAATTTCTTTGGCTTCGGAAACGAGACCGCCAATTTTGACGATGATCTAGGACTAGATTTCAATCGAGTAAGGACTGGTATTCTGATGGGGTCTTTAGGGGTGCAGAAGAATGGTGATGCGGGCAGTTCCTTTGGTGCGAATTTGCAGTTCGAACGCATTGAGGTTGAGCCCAATGCCGATCGATTTGTAACGCAGTTTTTTGCGGCAGACGATCCCATACTTACCGATGCTAAGACTTTTGGGACCTTGCTATTGAGATATAATTATGTAGGCGCAGATAATAGAGCGTATCCGACAAGAGGCTTGTTTTTTAATCTGGATGTTGGTGCTACTGCGAATCTGAAAGAATCCGACAGGAACTATGCCTTTATAAAGCCGAACTTGGAATTCTTTAGTGCTATAATTGGTGCTAGAACCCTTGTTTTACGGACTCAGGTTCAAGGCCATTTTAATATTGGAGACAACTTTGAATTCTATCAAGGCGCGGTCTTAGGAGCCAACACAGGGCTAAGGGGGTATAGATTACAACGTTTTACAGGAGAGAGTGCTCTGGCCTTAAGTACAGATCTGCGGTTGCAACTCGCAAAATTCAAAACAGGATTGTTACCCTTAAAACTCGGGGTTTTTGGAGGCTATGACATTGGGCGTGTTTGGCTGGATGGCGAAGACTCGAATACCTGGCACGACAGTGTTGGTGGCGGATTACTACTCACAGCTG
- a CDS encoding rhomboid family intramembrane serine protease encodes MLDIAPITLLLIGANILFSSKGFQDFSFFEKYKFNVGAIRRGEYIRYLSSGFLHADWTHLLVNMLTLYFFAGAIIARLGLLPFLVIYFASLLVGNFLSFAFHKDEYHYSAIGASGAVSGVVFAFVLLYPDQNLYLFFAIPIKAWLFGILYLVYSIYGMRNQLGNIGHDAHFGGAVAGYGLTLLFEPYLLEARTELVLLMAVPIVALFVLIKQKRI; translated from the coding sequence ATGTTAGACATCGCACCGATTACCCTATTGTTGATAGGAGCCAACATTCTCTTTTCTTCCAAAGGGTTTCAGGACTTTTCATTCTTTGAGAAATACAAGTTCAATGTAGGAGCGATTCGCCGTGGTGAGTACATCAGGTATTTGTCTTCCGGTTTTTTACATGCAGATTGGACCCACTTACTGGTCAATATGCTGACCCTCTACTTTTTTGCAGGAGCCATCATAGCTCGACTGGGTTTACTGCCCTTTCTGGTGATCTATTTTGCGAGTTTACTGGTGGGGAACTTTTTGTCTTTTGCCTTTCATAAGGACGAATACCACTACAGTGCGATTGGTGCCAGTGGTGCCGTGTCTGGTGTGGTGTTTGCCTTTGTTTTGCTCTATCCGGATCAGAATCTTTACCTGTTCTTCGCTATCCCTATTAAAGCCTGGTTGTTCGGTATATTGTATTTAGTGTATTCCATATATGGGATGCGGAATCAATTGGGGAATATTGGTCATGATGCGCACTTTGGAGGCGCGGTGGCCGGTTATGGACTCACCTTGCTCTTTGAACCTTATTTGTTGGAGGCACGCACCGAATTGGTGTTGTTGATGGCGGTTCCGATTGTGGCACTATTTGTGCTTATCAAACAAAAACGAATATGA
- a CDS encoding TlpA disulfide reductase family protein, which translates to MRILIVTAIATILTACQGDSDKLTLSGTALGFEDGTKFYWQKINENNQPVVLDTLVVQGGKVNMDLENVSGAELRLLSEPVSRKNMIVFNENQSIKVTMYKDSMQASRATGGRSNALYGEYNNTLLQYAKLKKEKGEAYKQARLEQDGVMINILQEENKELLSAERAFKKQFVQDNPNSLFTMIILSELINKKDITADEAREIVEQTDPEVLNTLIGKTVKESLDAMKNVEIGGVAPTFEAPNPAGEVISLESVKGKVTLIDFWASWCKPCRIENPNLVKAYDAYHDKGFNIIGVSLDQPNGKARWIKAIADDGLPWPQISNLQFWQDPIARMYNVHAIPASFLLDENGVIIAKNLRGPQLEAKLAQLFDN; encoded by the coding sequence ATGAGGATATTAATCGTTACGGCGATCGCCACAATTTTAACAGCCTGTCAAGGAGATTCAGATAAACTTACTTTAAGCGGAACTGCCTTAGGCTTTGAAGACGGAACCAAATTCTACTGGCAGAAGATCAACGAGAACAACCAGCCCGTAGTTTTGGACACTCTTGTTGTTCAAGGCGGTAAAGTGAACATGGACCTGGAAAATGTGAGTGGAGCTGAATTGCGACTTCTCAGTGAACCTGTGAGCCGTAAGAATATGATAGTCTTTAACGAAAATCAATCCATAAAGGTGACCATGTACAAAGACAGCATGCAAGCCTCACGAGCAACCGGAGGGCGTAGCAATGCCCTTTACGGAGAATACAACAATACTCTTTTGCAGTACGCCAAACTCAAAAAAGAAAAAGGAGAAGCCTACAAACAAGCTCGTTTGGAGCAAGACGGGGTGATGATCAACATCTTGCAAGAAGAGAACAAGGAGTTACTCTCGGCAGAACGTGCCTTTAAAAAACAATTCGTTCAAGATAATCCGAACTCGCTCTTTACTATGATCATTCTTTCTGAGCTGATCAATAAAAAGGACATTACCGCAGACGAAGCTAGAGAGATCGTAGAGCAAACAGATCCGGAGGTACTCAACACCCTTATCGGCAAGACCGTAAAAGAATCGCTAGACGCCATGAAAAATGTGGAGATCGGCGGAGTGGCTCCGACCTTTGAAGCACCTAACCCTGCAGGAGAAGTGATCTCTTTAGAAAGCGTGAAAGGCAAAGTAACCCTAATTGATTTTTGGGCGTCTTGGTGCAAACCTTGTCGTATTGAGAACCCAAACCTAGTAAAGGCTTATGATGCTTATCACGATAAAGGTTTTAATATCATTGGTGTTTCTTTGGATCAACCCAATGGCAAGGCACGATGGATAAAAGCCATCGCAGACGACGGCCTGCCTTGGCCGCAGATCTCTAACCTGCAGTTCTGGCAAGATCCTATTGCGCGTATGTACAACGTACACGCAATTCCTGCTTCCTTTTTACTCGATGAGAATGGGGTGATCATTGCCAAGAACCTCCGCGGTCCGCAGCTAGAAGCTAAATTGGCCCAACTTTTCGACAACTAG
- a CDS encoding Pycsar system effector family protein: MNSLIQKTHEHVSQLLEEKLAPEIVYHNLLHTKRVFKSTKEILEHSSVSEKDAEALQLASLLHDVGYISQWDGHEEISAEMAQEFLKGEGADQELIDKVVKCILATKMEHEPQDEMENIIRDADASHFAKDYYLQASEYLREELKNLGIHDYSLRKWTLINIDLFSNKHQWYTDYAKEQWEPQKKLNLKMLKEESSAQKEKKKKAKLAKLKAKLKDESPEKAIQSMYRVTLRNHIKLSDIADTKANILLSVNAIIISLALSNLIPKLDNPSNAYLIVPTVVFVIFSVAAMILSVLATRPNVTRGKFTREDVEQKRVNLLFFGNFHKMEYQEFDWAINQMLNDKDYIYSAMTKDLYFLGIVLDRKYKILRLTYTVFIVGIIISVIAFAIAFQWSAGIREAMGA, translated from the coding sequence ATGAATTCCCTTATCCAAAAAACTCACGAACACGTATCTCAGCTTCTAGAAGAGAAACTCGCTCCCGAGATCGTCTACCACAATCTACTCCATACCAAACGCGTATTTAAAAGTACGAAAGAAATTTTGGAACACAGTTCGGTCAGCGAGAAAGATGCGGAGGCCCTTCAATTAGCTTCTCTCTTGCACGATGTTGGTTATATCAGCCAATGGGATGGTCACGAAGAGATCAGTGCCGAAATGGCACAGGAATTCTTAAAAGGTGAAGGCGCAGACCAAGAGTTAATTGACAAAGTGGTCAAATGTATTTTAGCAACTAAAATGGAGCATGAGCCTCAGGATGAAATGGAAAACATTATTCGTGATGCAGATGCTTCTCACTTTGCGAAAGATTACTATTTACAGGCCTCAGAGTATTTGCGAGAAGAACTCAAAAATTTAGGGATACACGATTATTCGCTCAGAAAATGGACACTGATCAATATCGATCTGTTCAGCAACAAACACCAGTGGTATACCGATTACGCCAAAGAGCAATGGGAGCCTCAAAAGAAGCTAAATCTAAAAATGCTCAAAGAGGAAAGCTCGGCTCAGAAAGAAAAGAAAAAGAAGGCCAAATTGGCCAAACTCAAGGCCAAGCTTAAGGACGAAAGCCCTGAAAAGGCTATTCAGTCCATGTATCGCGTAACCCTGAGAAATCATATTAAACTCAGCGACATTGCCGATACCAAGGCAAACATCTTACTTTCAGTAAACGCTATTATCATTTCTTTGGCACTGTCTAATTTGATCCCCAAATTGGATAACCCGTCTAATGCCTATCTGATAGTGCCAACGGTAGTTTTTGTCATTTTCAGTGTGGCGGCTATGATCTTATCGGTCTTGGCTACCAGGCCTAATGTGACACGAGGTAAATTCACCAGAGAAGACGTGGAACAAAAACGCGTCAATCTGTTGTTTTTTGGGAATTTCCACAAAATGGAATACCAAGAATTCGATTGGGCGATTAATCAAATGCTCAATGACAAGGATTATATCTATTCGGCCATGACCAAAGACCTTTATTTCTTAGGAATTGTTCTGGATAGAAAATACAAGATCCTACGTCTCACCTATACCGTATTCATTGTTGGGATCATAATTTCAGTGATAGCCTTTGCCATTGCATTTCAATGGTCTGCAGGCATACGCGAAGCAATGGGTGCCTAA